A single window of Anopheles moucheti chromosome 2, idAnoMoucSN_F20_07, whole genome shotgun sequence DNA harbors:
- the LOC128297700 gene encoding uncharacterized protein LOC128297700 encodes MLIVKPDSTLKFLPSVRLINNLNNRKGSRTGNSGNHLEFQVLTQIQYVP; translated from the exons ATGTTAATAGTTAAACCAGACTCAACGCTCAAGTTTCTGCCATCCGTCAG GCTTATCAACAACTTGAACAACCGCAAAGGTAGCCGTACGGGAAATTCCGGCAACCATCTCGAGTTCCAGGTGCTCACCCAGATTCAGTACGTACCCTGA
- the LOC128310245 gene encoding coiled-coil domain-containing protein 25 — translation MVFYFTSNVVQPPVTLFMGLDKYENEDLIRWGWPEDVWFHVHKVSSAHVYLRLEPGQTLDDIPSTVLEDACQLVKANSINGNKMNNVDIVYTMWDNLKKTAAMEVGQVAFHREKEVRMFRVEKRSNEIVNRLNKTKREESIDFRAEREKRDALERADKKRVAREQREQEKEQEKRRQEEAELRSYNSLMKPENMTSNYDAGNDSDEFM, via the exons ATGGTATTTTACTTCACCAGCAATGTCGTTCAGCCACCGGTGACACTGTTCATGGGTTTGGATAAGTACGAAA ATGAAGATCTTATCCGATGGGGCTGGCCGGAAGATGTGTGGTTCCACGTACACAAGGTGTCCTCGGCCCACGTGTACCTGCGGCTCGAGCCGGGCCAAACGCTGGACGACATCCCATCGACCGTACTGGAAGACGCCTGCCAGCTGGTCAAAGCGAACAGCATCAATGGCAACAAGATGAACAATGTCGATATCGTGTACACGATGTGGGACAATCTCAAGAAAACGGCCGCGATGGAGGTTGGCCAGGTGGCTTTTCATCGCGAAAAGGAGGTGCGCATGTTTCGGGTGGAGAAGCGCAGCAACGAAATAGTGAACCGTttgaacaaaacgaaacgcgaagaatcgatcgatttccGGGCGGAGCGCGAAAAGCGGGACGCACTGGAGCGTGCTGATAAGAAGCGGGTGGCAAGGGAGCAACGGGAGCAGGAAAAGGAGCAAGAAAAGCGACGCCAGGAGGAAGCGGAACTGCGAAGCTACAATTCACTAATGAAGCCGGAAAATATGACCTCAAATTATGACGCTGGTAACGATTCGGACGAGTTTATGTAG
- the LOC128310244 gene encoding queuine tRNA-ribosyltransferase catalytic subunit — protein sequence MFTSRTIKRFITVGLHVPASNTFIRQATTVMESPTLPNGATASDDTSHLPPLQYRVTAKCSVTKARVGVMSVRHADVDTPVFMPVGTQGTLKGVLPEQLLALDCRIMLSNTYHLGMRPGTTVLEKAGGLHRFMGWSRALLTDSGGFQMVSLLQLAEITEQGVRFQSPYDGSECMLTPERSMEIQNAIGADIMMQLDDVVKTTTTGPRVEEAMHRTIRWLDRSITAHGRDDEQSIFPIVQGGLQPDLRRVCAAELTKRNTRGFAVGGLSGGESKDEFWRTVHLCTDLLPEDKPRYLMGVGFASDLVVCVALGVDMFDCVFPTRTARFGCALTRSGQINLKQRTFAKDMRPIEDDCDCSTCRTYTRAYLHHIVTVEPVACSIVSVHNVAFQLRLMSDMRDAIREDRFPEFVKTYMAVRFPDDTVPEWIRDALGAVNVHL from the coding sequence ATGTTTACATCACGGACAATCAAACGTTTTATTACCGTGGGCTTGCACGTGCCTGCCAGCAACACCTTCATCCGGCAAGCGACCACTGTGATGGAATCGCCAACTCTTCCAAACGGTGCAACAGCCTCCGACGATACGAGCCACCTTCCACCGTTGCAGTACCGCGTGACTGCAAAATGTAGTGTAACAAAGGCGCGCGTTGGCGTAATGAGCGTACGGCATGCGGACGTCGATACACCCGTATTCATGCCGGTTGGCACACAGGGCACGCTGAAGGGTGTGTTGCCGGAGCAGCTGCTGGCGTTGGATTGTCGCATAATGCTCAGCAATACGTACCACCTCGGAATGCGTCCCGGGACGACCGTGTTGGAGAAGGCGGGCGGTTTGCATCGGTTCATGGGATGGTCCCGGGCACTGCTTACCGATTCCGGTGGATTTCAGATGGTTTCACTGTTGCAGCTGGCGGAAATCACCGAGCAGGGCGTTCGCTTCCAGAGCCCGTACGATGGCAGCGAGTGTATGCTAACGCCGGAACGCAGCATGGAGATACAGAATGCCATCGGAGCAGACATTATGATGCAACTGGACGATGTGGTcaagacgacgacgacaggACCGCGTGTGGAGGAAGCAATGCACCGGACGATCCGCTGGCTGGATCGAAGCATTACCGCGCACGGGCGTGACGATGAGCAGAGCATTTTCCCCATCGTACAGGGCGGATTGCAGCCGGACTTGCGACGCGTTTGTGCGGCCGAACTGACGAAACGTAACACACGTGGGTTTGCCGTGGGCGGTCTTAGTGGGGGCGAAAGTAAGGACGAATTTTGGCGCACGGTACATCTGTGCACGGATTTGCTGCCGGAGGACAAGCCGCGTTATCTGATGGGCGTCGGTTTTGCCTCCGACCTGGTAGTTTGCGTGGCGCTCGGTGTGGATATGTTTGATTGTGTATTTCCAACGCGAACGGCACGGTTCGGTTGTGCTTTGACGCGTTCCGGACAGATAAACTTGAAGCAACGCACCTTCGCAAAGGATATGCGACCGATCGAGGACGATTGCGACTGTTCCACGTGTCGTACGTACACGCGGGCCTATCTGCATCACATCGTCACCGTTGAACCGGTGGCATGCAGCATCGTGAGCGTTCACAATGTGGCCTTCCAGCTGCGGCTAATGAGCGACATGCGGGACGCCATCCGTGAAGATCGATTTCCAGAGTTTGTGAAAACCTACATGGCCGTACGCTTTCCCGATGATACTGTCCCCGAGTGGATCCGGGATGCTCTTGGTGCTGTTAACGTGCACTTGTAG
- the LOC128309961 gene encoding transcription elongation factor SPT6 produces the protein MADFIDSEAEESEEEEELEPHERKKLRKNKAVSDSEDEEEDDEDRLREELKDLIDDNPIEEESDNDDSDDGSEGGHHKRKKSDDELDDRLEDDDYELIEENLGVKVERKRFKRLKKFTNDDGSDGESGDEGMIRETIENRLFDAASDDDEERASDHEGGQRDSMANVREHYDEEEDEESDADDFIVDDDGVPISDKRKKRRHIFTDASLQEGQDIFGVDFDYDEFEKYDDEYEEGSEAEDEYEEEQLEQVDRPSGERGKKAKAKGKRMLKKSIYEIYEPSELKRGHFTDNDNAIRKLDVPERMQLRDVPVTAVPEGSNELDEEAEWIYQQAFCKPHVSDQGTVTRKPPSNVPKIKHTLDFMRNQHLEVPFIAFYRKEYVQPDLNINDLWKIYKYDSMWCQLLGRKSSLQRLYDNMRTYQLDKLMENPDAPIPEDMRVIRDEDLARLRSVQSHEELKDVHLHFLLYYAHDIVPMRTRLREKSRQQNPSVPKKVLTVKKKIPEDGEAEANDDEGDENGEDDKEEVEEYEEKHKGPEQEVIVSGRDGKADQAGKERVRLNIDIGPYEICRKRGLTGLTKRFGLTPEQFAENVRDSYQRHEVEQETKEPLEVAKEYMGTTFESPEEVLQGGVFMVARQLAREPLFRKCIRELYFERAKLNVRPTKKGMKEIDETHPCYTMKYLKEKPVRDLTGDQYLKLYIAKEDKLLTMEFVDRIEGNTSGDFLEELKALYHRDEFAKNVQEWNKVRAECVVLAVNRMVIPDLKRELHNTLLSEAKDAVLRVCCRKLYNWIKVAPYRPPVPDFDDYEWETTRGVRVMGVAYVPDYTQSAFGAIIAPDGEVTDYLRIPHLLKKKNAYRESEKQCKETDLRTITNFIRSKKPHVIVIGGESKDALMVQQDFAECLKRLQDEEQFPQIAVEIVDNELAKVYANSIKGTNDFKEYPPLLRQAISIARRVQDPLVEFSQLCNSDEEILCLRYHSLQEQLTKEELLENIQLEFINRTNEVGVDVNLAVQNPLTANLVQFICGLGPRKGQTMLKLLKQTNSRLENRTQLVTTCHMGPKVFINCSGFIKIDTNSLGDSTETYVEVLDGSRVHPETYEWARKMAVDALEYDDEEANPAGALEEILEAPERLKDLDLDAFAIELDRQGFGNKSITLYDIRAELNSRYKDLRTPFRSVTSEELFDYLTKETPESLYVGKMMLATVTGFTYRKPQGEQLDQANPVRNDETGFWQCPFCMKTEFPELSEVWNHFDAGECPGQATGVRVRFDNGLNGFIHIKNLSDKHVKNPEERVQIGQTVHVRVTKIDIERFSLECSSKSSDLCDRKQEWRPRKDTCYDQETEEADSRKEADSKKQQARQQYVKRVIVHPSFHNISYAEALKLLEGYDQGDVIVRPSSKGSDHLTATWKVTDDIYQHIDVREEGKENVFSLGQTLWIGNDEFEDLDEIIARHITPMAIYVRDLLNYKYYRDTDGGSKEKAEEIIKSEKQKNPNKIHYIISVSKTYPGRFLLSYLPRNKFRHEYVTVTPDGYRFRHQTFDSVNSLLKWFKEHFRDPIPVDTPKSTPKVGGMSSRTPYGSTPKFSDINSETIESVAKNMPPHMLNSLSAAAHRTPHYSFTPLEYGSSNFVTTPYTPSGQTPYMTPYQQTPHFSQTPRYGTSTPSQYSNKSSYTGIPTGHPPPAASHHAYKSSSSARGMGGTSSAASSSSSGLMMMQQPSPYSNSSDHHYRSQSSSQQQMHHSRNNEYDSWSKATDSWSNRGGSSMMKSHHGSSERSSSGSYHHHHHGSGGGRSSDSVTSSNSHDHRMTPRSSSKYSASRSPMPPPSQPPPQSAPSQPAQTTSSNSASLTLGDATPLWDE, from the exons ATGGCCGATTTCATCGATTCAGAAGCAGAGGAGAGTGAG gaggaggaggagttGGAACCACATGAGCGCAAAAAGCTCAGGAAAAACAAGGCCGTTTCAGACAGcgaagatgaagaagaag ACGATGAAGACCGATTGCGTGAGGAGCTGAAGGATCTGATCGATGATAATCCGATCGAGGAGGAAAGCGACAATGATGATTCGGACGATGGATCCGAAGGTGGTCATCACAAGCGCAAGAAGAGCGACGACGAGCTGGACGATCGGCTCGAGGACGATGATTATGAGCTGATCGAAGAGAATCTTGGCGTCAAGGTGGAACGG AAACGTTTTAAGCGGTTGAAAAAGTTCACCAACGATGATGGCAGCGATGGCGAATCGGGCGATGAAGGCATGATACGGGAAACGATCGAAAATCGGTTGTTCGATGCGGCATCCGACGATGACGAAGAGCGGGCGTCGGATCATGAGGGTGGGCAGCGTGATTCGATGGCAAACGTGCGTGAACATTACGACGAGGAAGAGGACGAAGAATCGGATGCAGACGACTTCATCGTGGATGACGACGGTGTGCCGATTAGCGATAAGCGCAAGAAGCGAAGGCACATTTTTACCGATGCTTCACTCCAGGAAGGGCAGGACATCTTCGGTGTCGATTTCGATTACGATGAGTTTGAGAAATATGACGACGAGTACGAGGAGGGCTCGGAAGCGGAGGATGAGTATGAGGAGGAGCAGCTAGAGCAGGTGGATCGTCCCAGTGGAGAACGTGGCAAAAAGGCAAAGGCAAAGGGCAAACGAATGCTGAAAAAATCCATCTATGAAATTTACGAACCGAGCGAACTGAAGCGCGGTCATTTCACCGACAATGATAACGCGATACGTAAGCTTGACGTGCCGGAGCGAATGCAGCTGCGTGACGTACCTGTAACGGCGGTGCCCGAAGGTTCGAACGAGCTGGACGAGGAAGCGGAATGGATCTATCAGCAGGCGTTCTGTAAGCCGCACGTTTCCGACCAGGGAACGGTAACGCGCAAACCACCCTCGAACGTGCCGAAAATCAAACATACGCTCGATTTTATGCGCAACCAACATCTGGAGGTACCGTTCATCGCGTTCTACCGGAAGGAGTACGTGCAGCCCGATCTGAACATTAACGATCTGTGGAAGATCTACAAGTACGACTCGATGTGGTGTCAGCTGCTGGGACGCAAATCTTCCCTGCAGCGGCTGTACGACAATATGCGCACATACCAGCTCGACAAGCTGATGGAAAATCCGGACGCACCGATACCGGAGGACATGCGTGTAATCCGGGACGAGGATTTGGCTCGATTGCGTTCGGTGCAATCGCACGAAGAGCTGAAAGACGTGCATCTACATTTTCTGCTGTATTATGCGCATGATATCGTACCGATGAGGACGCGGCTAAGGGAAAAGTCACGCCAGCAGAATCCATCGGTACCGAAAAAAGTGCTCACCGTTAAGAAGAAAATTCCGGAAGACGGAGAAGCGGAAGCGAACGATGATGAGGGTGACGAGAACGGTGAAGACGATAAGGAGGAAGTGGAAGAATATGAAGAAAAGCATAAAGGGCCGGAGCAAGAGGTAATAGTCAGCGGCAGAGACGGCAAAGCAGATCAGGCTGGAAAGGAACGCGTACGGCTGAACATAGATATCGGACCGTACGAGATTTGTCGGAAGCGTGGTCTTACTGGATTGACGAAGCGGTTTGGTTTGACGCCAGAACAATTCGCGGAGAACGTGCGGGATAGCTATCAGCGGCACGAGGTCGAGCAAGAAACGAAGGAACCGCTCGAGGTGGCCAAAGAGTATATGGGTACCACGTTCGAGTCACCGGAAGAGGTATTGCAGGGCGGTGTGTTTATGGTGGCGCGCCAACTCGCCCGTGAACCGCTGTTTCGGAAGTGCATCCGCGAGCTGTACTTTGAGCGGGCCAAGCTCAATGTGCGCCCGACCAAGAAGGGAATGAAGGAGATCGATGAAACGCATCCGTGCTACACGATGAAGTATCTGAAAGAGAAACCGGTGCGTGATCTGACGGGCGATCAGTACCTGAAGTTGTACATCGCGAAGGAAGATAAACTGTTGACGATGGAGTTTGTGGACCGGATCGAGGGTAACACTTCGGGTGACTTTCTCGAGGAGCTTAAGGCGCTATACCACCGTGACGAGTTTGCGAAAAACGTGCAAGAGTGGAACAAGGTGCGGGCGGAGTGTGTGGTGCTAGCGGTTAACCGGATGGTAATACCGGATTTGAAGCGCGAGCTGCACAACACGCTGCTGAGCGAAGCGAAGGACGCCGTGTTGCGCGTATGCTGCCGAAAGCTGTACAACTGGATCAAGGTGGCACCGTACCGGCCTCCCGTGCCAGACTTTGACGATTACGAGTGGGAAACGACAAGGGGTGTCCGTGTGATGGGTGTCGCTTACGTGCCCGATTACACGCAGTCTGCGTTCGGGGCGATCATCGCACCGGACGGCGAAGTGACGGACTATCTGCGCATACCTCATCTGCTGAAAAAGAAGAACGCATACCGCGAGTCGGAAAAACAGTGCAAGGAGACGGATCTGCGCACGATCACGAATTTCATCCGCAGCAAAAAGCCGCACGTGATCGTAATCGGAGGCGAATCGAAGGATGCGTTGATGGTACAGCAAGATTTTGCCGAGTGCTTGAAACGGTTGCAAGATGAAGAGCAGTTCCCGCAGATAGCGGTCGAGATCGTGGATAACGAGCTGGCGAAGGTGTACGCTAACTCGATCAAGGGCACGAATGATTTTAAGGAGTATCCTCCGCTGCTGCGTCAAGCTATATCGATCGCACGCCGTGTCCAGGACCCGCTGGTAGAGTTTTCGCAGCTGTGTAACTCGGACGAGGAAATACTTTGTCTGCGCTATCATTCGCTACAGGAGCAGCTAACAAAGGAGGAATTGCTGGAAAACATTCAGCTCGAGTTTATCAATCGCACCAACGAGGTGGGCGTGGATGTGAATCTGGCTGTGCAGAATCCACTGACGGCGAACTTGGTACAATTTATCTGTGGATTGGGGCCGCGCAAGGGCCAAACCATGCTAAAGCTACTGAAGCAGACAAATTCACGGCTAGAGAACCGAACGCAGCTCGTTACGACGTGCCACATGGGTCCGAAGGTGTTTATTAACTGTTCCGGGTTTATCAAGATCGATACAAATTCGCTTGGTGACAGTACGGAAACGTACGTGGAGGTATTGGACGGGTCACGTGTGCATCCGGAAACGTACGAATGGGCACGCAAGATGGCCGTCGATGCGCTGGAGTACGACGACGAGGAAGCCAATCCGGCCGGTGCACTCGAAGAAATTCTGGAAGCTCCCGAACGTCTAAAAGATCTCGATCTAGACGCGTTTGCTATCGAGCTCGATCGGCAGGGCTTCGGTAACAAGAGCATCACGCTGTACGACATCCGGGCGGAACTGAACTCGCGCTACAAAGACCTCCGTACACCGTTCCGCTCGGTAACGTCGGAGGAACTGTTCGATTACCTCACGAAGGAAACGCCCGAGTCCTTGTACGTCGGCAAGATGATGCTGGCTACGGTGACCGGGTTCACCTACCGAAAGCCGCAAGGTGAGCAACTCGACCAAGCAAATCCGGTGCGCAATGACGAGACCGGATTCTGGCAGTGTCCGTTCTGTATGAAAACCGAATTTCCCGAGCTGTCCGAGGTGTGGAATCACTTCGATGCTGGAGAATGCCCGGGTCAGGCAACGGGTGTACGGGTACGCTTTGACAACGGGCTCAATGGGTTCATTCACATCAAGAATCTATCGGACAAGCACGTGAAGAATCCGGAAGAGCGTGTACAAATCGGACAGACGGTGCACGTCCGCGTAACGAAGATCGATATCGAGCGGTTTTCGTTGGAATGTTCCTCGAAGAGCTCGGATCTGTGCGATCGAAAGCAGGAGTGGCGTCCGCGAAAGGATACCTGCTACGATCAGGAAACGGAAGAAGCAGACTCAAGAAAGGAGGCCGACTCGAAGAAGCAACAGGCACGGCAGCAATACGTCAAGCGTGTTATCGTGCATCCATCCTTCCACAACATCTCATACGCGGAGGCGCTGAAGTTGTTGGAAGGTTACGATCAGGGCGATGTGATCGTACGACCGTCGAGCAAGGGTTCGGATCATCTGACGGCCACCTGGAAGGTAACGGACGATATCTACCAACACATCGATGTGCGCGAGGAGGGCAAGGAGAACGTGTTCAGCCTCGGTCAAACGCTGTGGATCGGTAACGATGAGTTTGAAGATCTGGACGAAATCATCGCCCGGCACATTACCCCGATGGCGATCTATGTGCGCGATTTGCTCAACTACAAGTACTACCGGGACACGGACGGTGGCTCGAAGGAAAAGGCGGAAGAAATCATCAAGTCGGAAAAGCAGAAAAATCCCAACAAAATCCACTACATCATTTCGGTGTCGAAAACATACCCGGGACGGTTTCTGCTGTCGTATTTGCCACGCAACAAGTTCCGCCACGAGTACGTGACGGTTACACCCGATGGCTACCGGTTTCGGCATCAAACGTTCGATTCGGTCAATTCGTTGCTCAAGTGGTTCAAGGAACACTTCCGCGACCCAATACCGGTCGATACGCCGAAGAGTACGCCCAAGGTTGGTGGAATGTCGTCACGCACACCGTACGGCAGTACGCCCAAATTTAGCGATATTAATA GTGAAACAATTGAGTCGGTCGCGAAAAATATGCCTCCGCATATGCTGAATTCATTGTCGGCCGCGGCACACCGCACGCCCCATTATTCCTTCACGCCACTCGAGTATGGTTCGAGCAACTTTGTGACCACG CCCTACACTCCGAGCGGACAGACACCTTATATGACGCCGTACCAGCAAACGCCCCACTTCTCCCAAACGCCCCGTTACGGTACCTCGACACCATCCCAGTACTCCAACAAATCATCCTACACCGGCATACCGACCGGGCATCCGCCACCTGCCGCCAGTCACCACGCGTACAAATCGTCATCCTCCGCACGTGGTATGGGCGGTACTAGCAGTGCGgccagcagtagcagtagcggCCTTATGATGATGCAGCAACCGTCGCCGTACTCTAACAGCAGCGACCATCACTACCGTTCGCAGTCCTCGTCCCAGCAGCAGATGCACCATTCGCGTAACAACGAGTACGACAGCTGGTCGAAAGCGACAGATTCCTGGAGCAACCGAGGCGGTAGCAGCATGATGAAAAGCCACCATGGTTCTTCGGAACGGAG TTCTAGCGGATCgtatcaccatcatcatcatggcaGTGGTGGTGGCAGGTCCAGTGATTCCGTGACGTCGTCCAATTCGCACGACCACCGTATGACACCGAGATCATCCTCCAAATATTCGGCGAGCCGATCTCCGATGCCGCCACCTTCACAACCACCACCCCAGTCAGCACCATCCCAACCCGCCCAAACGACATCATCGAACTCGGCGTCATTAACACTCGGCGATGCAACGCCGCTGTGGGATGAATAA